Proteins encoded together in one Rana temporaria chromosome 6, aRanTem1.1, whole genome shotgun sequence window:
- the LOC120942722 gene encoding sporozoite surface protein 2-like, which yields MAAAALPDYCAHPWTSAAISDHHTPARPNNHPSNPQTTAKHSNPPSNPQTTARPNNPPSNPQTTARPNNPPSNPQTTARPNNLPSNPQTTARPNNPPSNPQTTARPNNHPSNPQTTARPNNPPSNPQTTARPNNPPSNPQTTARPNNHPSNPQTTARPNNHPSNPQTTARPNNHPSNPQNTARPNNHPSNPQTTARPNNHPSNPQTTARPNNHPSNPQTTARPNNHPSNPQTTARPNNHPSNPQTTARPNNHPSNPQTTARPNNPPSNPQTTARPNNHPSNPQTTARPNNPPSNPQTTARPNNHPSNPQTTARPNNHPSNPQTTARPNNLPSNPQTTARPNNLPSNLQTTARPNNLPSNPQTTARPNNHPSNPQTTARPNNHPSNPQTTARPNNHPSNPQTTARPNNLPSNLQTTARPNNHPSNPQTTARPNNHPSNPQTTARPNNHPSNPQTTARPNNLPSNPQTTARPNNHPSNPQTTARPNNHPSNPQTTARPNNHPTNPQTTVRTNNYPSNPQTTARPNNHPSNPQTTARPNNHPTNPQTTARPNNHPSNPQTTARPNNPPSNPQTTARPNNHPSNPQTTARPNNYPSNPQTTAKPNNHPSNPQTTARPNNHPSNPQTTARPNNHPTNPQTTARPNNLPSNLQTTARPNNLPSNPQTTARPNNLPSNLQTTARPNNYPSNPQTTAKPNNHPSNPQTTARPNNHPSNPQTTARPNNHPTNPQTTARPNNHPSNTQNQDPPPPMELVEHPQVSKSLVSPSDSMGFREHWDLRGISGCSRAEPSASDE from the exons atggccgccGCAGCACTTCCTGATTACTGCGCTCATCCCTGGACT TCTGCCGCCATATCCGATCACCATACACCTGCCAGACCCAACAACCACCCATCCAACCCTCAGACTACTGCCAAACACAGCAACCCCCCATCCAACCCCCAGACTACTGCCAGACCCAACAACCCCCCATCCAACCCTCAGACTACTGCCAGACCCAACAACCCCCCATCCAACCCCCAGACTACTGCCAGACCCAACAACCTCCCATCCAACCCTCAGACTACTGCCAGACCCAACAACCCCCCATCCAACCCCCAGACTACTGCCAGACCCAACAACCACCCATCCAACCCTCAGACTACTGCCAGACCCAACAACCCCCCATCCAACCCTCAGACTACTGCCAGACCCAACAACCCCCCATCCAACCCTCAGACTACTGCCAGACCCAACAACCACCCATCCAACCCTCAGACTACTGCCAGACCCAACAACCACCCATCCAACCCTCAGACTACTGCCAGACCCAACAACCACCCATCCAACCCCCAGAATACTGCCAGACCCAACAACCACCCATCCAACCCCCAGACTACTGCCAGACCCAACAACCACCCATCCAACCCTCAGACTACTGCCAGACCCAACAACCACCCATCCAACCCTCAGACTACTGCCAGACCCAACAACCACCCATCCAACCCTCAGACTACTGCCAGACCCAACAACCACCCATCCAACCCTCAGACTACTGCCAGACCCAACAACCACCCATCCAACCCTCAGACTACTGCCAGACCCAACAACCCCCCATCCAACCCTCAGACTACTGCCAGACCCAACAACCACCCATCCAACCCCCAGACTACTGCCAGACCCAACAACCCCCCATCCAACCCTCAGACTACTGCCAGACCCAACAACCACCCATCCAACCCTCAGACTACTGCCAGACCCAACAACCACCCATCCAACCCTCAGACTACTGCTAGACCCAACAACCTCCCATCCAACCCTCAGACTACTGCCAGACCCAACAACCTCCCATCCAACCTCCAGACTACTGCCAGACCCAACAACCTCCCATCCAACCCCCAGACTACTGCCAGACCCAACAACCACCCATCCAACCCCCAAACTACTGCCAGACCCAACAACCACCCATCCAACCCCCAGACTACTGCCAGACCCAACAACCACCCATCCAACCCTCAGACTACTGCCAGACCCAACAACCTCCCATCCAACCTCCAGACTACTGCCAGACCCAACAACCACCCATCCAACCCTCAGACTACTGCCAGACCCAACAACCACCCATCCAACCCTCAGACTACTGCTAGACCCAACAACCACCCATCCAACCCTCAGACTACTGCCAGACCCAACAACCTCCCATCCAACCCTCAGACTACTGCCAGACCCAACAACCACCCATCCAACCCCCAGACTACTGCCAGACCCAACAACCACCCATCCAACCCTCAGACTACTGCCAGACCCAACAACCACCCAACCAACCCCCAGACTACTGTCAGAACCAACAACTACCCATCCAACCCTCAGACTACTGCCAGACCCAACAACCACCCATCCAACCCCCAGACTACTGCCAGACCCAACAACCACCCAACCAACCCTCAGACTACTGCCAGACCCAACAACCACCCATCCAACCCTCAGACTACTGCCAGACCCAACAACCCCCCATCCAACCCCCAGACTACTGCCAGACCCAACAACCACCCATCCAACCCTCAGACTACTGCCAGACCCAACAACTACCCATCCAACCCCCAGACTACTGCCAAACCCAACAACCACCCATCCAACCCCCAGACTACTGCCAGACCCAACAACCACCCATCCAACCCTCAGACTACTGCCAGACCCAACAACCACCCAACCAACCCCCAGACTACTGCCAGACCCAACAACCTCCCATCCAACCTCCAGACTACTGCCAGACCCAACAACCTCCCATCCAACCCCCAGACTACTGCCAGACCCAACAACCTCCCATCCAACCTCCAGACTACTGCCAGACCCAACAACTACCCATCCAACCCCCAGACTACTGCCAAACCCAACAACCACCCATCCAACCCCCAGACTACTGCCAGACCCAACAACCACCCATCCAACCCTCAGACTACTGCCAGACCCAACAACCACCCAACCAACCCTCAGACTACTGCCAGACCCAACAACCACCCATCCAACacccaga ACcaagaccccccaccccccatggaGTTGGTTGAACATCCCCAGGTATCGAAGTCTCTGGTTTCTCCATCTGATTCCATGGGCTTTCGGGAGCATTGGGATCTACGAGGAATAAGTGGCTGTAGTCGGGCTGAGCCCAGTGCCTCAGATGAATAG
- the LOC120942894 gene encoding claudin-4-like — protein MASTGLQLLGMVLALIGWVGSIITCAMPMWKVTAFIGNNIVVAQIIWEGLWMNCIVQSTGQMQCKVYDSMLALPQDLQAARALTVICVLVAILGLLIGIVGAKCTNCVENENTKARVSLVSGVIFVVSGVLMLIPVCWSANTIIRDFYNPLVTDAQKRELGAAIYIGWASAALMVLGGGLLCCSCPKKEDAPYSARYTAAPSGARSEYTTKNYV, from the coding sequence ATGGCTTCTACTGGTCTTCAGCTTCTTGGGATGGTCTTGGCCTTGATTGGCTGGGTGGGATCCATCATCACCTGTGCCATGCCGATGTGGAAGGTGACGGCATTCATCGGGAACAACATTGTGGTGGCGCAGATCATCTGGGAAGGACTGTGGATGAATTGCATCGTTCAAAGCACCGGCCAGATGCAGTGCAAGGTCTACGACTCCATGTTGGCGTTGCCTCAAGATCTTCAGGCTGCCCGAGCCCTCACCGTTATCTGTGTCCTTGTGGCCATCCTAGGCCTGCTCATTGGCATTGTGGGGGCCAAATGTACCAACTGTGTGGAAAATGAGAACACCAAGGCAAGGGTCAGCCTGGTGTCCGGTGTGATCTTTGTGGTGTCAGGGGTCCTAATGCTCATCCCCGTCTGCTGGTCAGCCAACACCATCATCCGTGACTTCTACAACCCACTGGTGACAGATGCCCAGAAGAGGGAGTTGGGGGCTGCTATCTACATTGGATGGGCTTCCGCTGCTctgatggtgctgggtggggggcTTCTGTGCTGCTCCTGCCCCAAGAAGGAGGATGCCCCATACAGTGCCCGCTATACTGCTGCCCCCTCAGGGGCTCGCAGTGAGTACACCACCAAGAACTACGTGTGA